In the Desulfovulcanus ferrireducens genome, one interval contains:
- a CDS encoding acetyltransferase, with protein sequence MKEEIVLIGGGGHCKACIDVIEMGEAYKIVGIVDLKEKIGQKVLGYKIIASDRDLLDLSKEYKNFFITVGQIKSAQKRVQIFKKLKKLNAKLPVIKSPLAKISAHSILGEGTIVMHNATINADTKVGMNCIINSGSIIEHDVTIGNHCHISTGAIVNGYCSLDDECFIGSNATLLNNITIANSTIIGAGSVVIKSINKSGIFVGNPARRIG encoded by the coding sequence ATGAAAGAAGAAATAGTTCTAATAGGTGGTGGTGGACACTGTAAGGCGTGTATTGATGTCATTGAAATGGGAGAAGCATATAAAATAGTAGGTATTGTTGATTTAAAGGAAAAAATTGGTCAAAAAGTTTTAGGTTATAAAATAATAGCCTCAGATAGAGATTTGCTTGATTTATCTAAAGAATATAAAAATTTTTTTATAACGGTAGGCCAAATTAAATCTGCCCAAAAAAGGGTTCAAATTTTCAAGAAACTGAAAAAATTAAATGCAAAATTGCCTGTGATTAAATCTCCGCTGGCAAAAATTTCCGCACATAGCATCCTAGGAGAAGGTACGATTGTAATGCACAATGCAACAATAAATGCCGATACAAAAGTTGGAATGAATTGTATAATAAACAGTGGTTCCATAATTGAGCATGATGTAACGATTGGCAATCATTGCCACATTTCAACAGGCGCAATAGTCAATGGTTACTGCAGTTTAGATGATGAGTGTTTTATAGGCAGTAATGCTACTTTATTGAACAACATTACCATAGCTAATTCAACAATTATCGGCGCCGGCTCAGTTGTTATAAAATCGATAAATAAATCAGGGATTTTTGTGGGGAATCCAGCTAGGAGAATTGGTTAA
- a CDS encoding Gfo/Idh/MocA family protein has translation MRTLIIGFGSIGKRHAKVLKELYPNIDIHLVTSQEINAYKTYSELKKVSNIDKFDYFIIASETYKHFPQLKFLENTVENKTILVEKPLFIKKENLKIKKNNVYVGYNLRFHPIIQEIKNKTKNEKIIYVNAIAGQYLPTWRPERDYRKSYCATKEKGGGVLLDLSHEIDYIQHLFGKINHIEAKNTKISDLEIDSDDLTTAIGKTNKGTIINFSIDYISKIPKRSILVHTLHETIIGDLIQNTLCIGLKNLEKKETKFSCSDRNYTYRKMHEEIIEGRFRDLCTFDEGLEVIDTIDKIRNSEICKEW, from the coding sequence ATGAGGACATTAATAATTGGATTTGGTTCAATAGGAAAAAGGCACGCTAAAGTTTTAAAAGAGCTTTACCCTAATATTGACATACACCTTGTAACCTCACAAGAAATAAATGCCTATAAAACGTATTCTGAATTGAAGAAAGTTAGCAATATTGACAAGTTTGATTATTTTATTATTGCATCAGAAACCTATAAGCACTTTCCCCAACTAAAATTTCTTGAAAATACAGTAGAAAATAAAACAATTTTAGTAGAAAAACCTCTTTTCATAAAAAAAGAAAATCTAAAAATAAAGAAAAATAATGTTTATGTTGGATATAACTTAAGATTTCATCCTATTATTCAGGAAATAAAAAACAAAACTAAGAATGAAAAAATTATTTATGTAAATGCAATTGCAGGACAGTATTTACCAACTTGGAGACCAGAAAGAGACTATAGAAAGTCATATTGCGCAACTAAAGAAAAAGGAGGAGGAGTCCTACTGGATTTAAGCCATGAAATCGATTACATTCAGCACCTTTTTGGCAAAATAAATCACATCGAAGCTAAAAATACAAAGATTTCTGATTTAGAAATAGATTCTGATGATTTGACGACTGCAATAGGTAAAACAAATAAAGGAACAATAATAAATTTTAGTATCGACTATATAAGCAAGATACCTAAAAGAAGTATCCTTGTTCACACATTACATGAGACTATCATAGGTGATTTAATTCAGAACACGTTATGCATAGGACTAAAAAACCTAGAAAAAAAAGAAACTAAATTTTCCTGTTCAGATAGAAACTATACATATAGAAAAATGCACGAAGAAATTATAGAGGGCCGGTTTAGAGATTTATGTACTTTTGATGAAGGCTTAGAAGTAATCGATACAATAGATAAAATTCGAAATTCTGAAATTTGCAAGGAATGGTAA
- the neuB gene encoding N-acetylneuraminate synthase — protein sequence MYKKVFLIAEAGVNHNGSIEMAKKLVDAAAQTGADAIKFQTFKAEKITTRFASKAEYQKEIIGDEGSQLDMLKRLELSYDDFEDLFKYCQKRGIAFISSPFDLESARFLKELGMGVFKIPSGEITNYLLLKEIGSYKKQIILSSGMADLGEIEDALDLLIEAGTSPERICILHCNTGYPTPYDDVNLRAMLTIKESFKIQIGYSDHTLGIEIPIAAVSLGAKVIEKHFTLDKNLPGPDHKASLEPDEFKAMVIAIRNIEKALGNGIKKPSKSELKNRGIARKSIVAKTDIKKGEIFTENNLTVKRPGNGINPMMWPKIVGRLANRDYKEDELIEL from the coding sequence ATGTATAAAAAAGTATTTCTAATAGCTGAAGCTGGGGTTAATCATAATGGCAGCATTGAAATGGCAAAGAAGCTTGTAGATGCAGCAGCCCAAACTGGAGCAGATGCTATTAAATTTCAAACATTCAAGGCAGAAAAAATTACAACTAGATTTGCTTCAAAAGCCGAATATCAAAAAGAAATAATAGGTGATGAAGGCTCACAATTAGACATGCTAAAAAGGCTTGAATTGAGTTATGATGATTTTGAAGATCTTTTTAAATATTGCCAAAAAAGAGGAATTGCTTTCATCTCGAGTCCTTTTGATCTAGAAAGTGCTCGGTTTTTAAAAGAATTAGGTATGGGAGTATTTAAAATCCCATCAGGTGAGATAACTAACTATTTACTTCTCAAAGAGATTGGAAGTTATAAAAAACAAATAATTTTATCATCAGGTATGGCAGACTTAGGAGAGATAGAAGATGCATTAGATCTTTTAATAGAAGCAGGAACATCCCCTGAAAGGATATGTATTTTGCATTGTAATACTGGGTATCCAACACCTTATGATGATGTAAATCTTAGAGCTATGTTAACCATAAAGGAATCATTTAAGATTCAAATTGGTTATTCCGACCATACTTTGGGAATTGAAATTCCTATAGCTGCAGTATCACTAGGCGCTAAAGTAATAGAAAAGCATTTTACACTTGATAAAAATCTTCCCGGACCTGACCACAAAGCATCATTAGAACCTGATGAATTTAAAGCAATGGTAATAGCGATAAGAAATATTGAAAAGGCATTAGGCAACGGAATAAAAAAGCCATCTAAATCTGAATTAAAAAATAGGGGCATTGCGAGAAAAAGTATTGTAGCAAAGACTGATATTAAAAAAGGTGAAATTTTTACTGAAAATAATTTAACAGTAAAAAGACCAGGAAATGGCATTAATCCAATGATGTGGCCAAAAATTGTAGGAAGATTAGCAAATAGAGATTATAAAGAAGACGAATTGATAGAATTATGA
- a CDS encoding sugar phosphate nucleotidyltransferase: MKLKNIFISENYSIKDALKRLDKTAEKVLLIVNEHNKLLGTVTDGDIRRHIIKTGRIEGFVKDIYNKNPIFIYNDDFSENLAKKILVEKKIEVLPILNKNNVVVDFITWTSIFGNDKSKKIYSKMAGNIPVIIMAGGKGTRLDPFTKVLPKPLIPIDEKPVIEHIIDRFREQGTKKFYLTLNYKGEMIAAYFNGIEKDYEIEFVWEDDFWGTAGSLKLLEHKISENFIVSNCDIMIRANFSKILDFHIQNSSYLTLISSIQHYKIPYGVVKFKDGGEIEEIIEKPEYVFPINTGVYILNKKVLSYIPEKKYYDMPNLINKVLMEGNKAFSYPIGESDYIDIGQWNEYREAINKLSII, from the coding sequence ATGAAGCTAAAAAATATATTTATTTCAGAAAATTATTCCATAAAGGACGCCTTAAAAAGGCTAGATAAAACAGCAGAAAAAGTATTGTTGATAGTTAATGAACATAATAAATTATTAGGAACCGTTACAGATGGAGATATTAGAAGACATATAATTAAAACAGGAAGAATAGAAGGTTTTGTTAAAGACATTTATAATAAAAATCCAATATTTATTTACAATGATGATTTCTCAGAAAATTTGGCAAAGAAAATACTTGTAGAAAAAAAAATCGAAGTTTTACCTATTTTAAATAAAAACAATGTTGTAGTTGATTTTATAACATGGACATCCATATTCGGGAATGATAAGTCAAAAAAAATATACAGTAAAATGGCTGGGAATATCCCGGTTATAATTATGGCTGGTGGAAAAGGAACGAGACTAGATCCATTTACAAAAGTGTTACCAAAGCCTTTAATCCCAATAGATGAAAAACCTGTTATTGAACATATCATAGACAGATTTAGGGAACAAGGAACAAAAAAATTCTATTTAACATTAAATTACAAAGGCGAAATGATTGCGGCCTATTTCAATGGCATCGAAAAAGACTATGAAATAGAGTTTGTATGGGAAGATGATTTTTGGGGTACTGCTGGAAGCTTAAAATTACTAGAACATAAAATAAGCGAAAATTTTATAGTTTCAAACTGTGATATTATGATTAGGGCAAATTTTTCGAAAATTTTAGATTTCCATATCCAAAACAGCTCGTATCTGACCTTGATATCATCAATTCAGCATTATAAAATACCTTATGGTGTAGTGAAATTCAAAGACGGAGGAGAAATAGAAGAGATTATTGAAAAGCCTGAATACGTTTTTCCTATAAATACAGGCGTTTACATCCTAAATAAAAAGGTATTAAGTTATATACCAGAGAAAAAATATTATGATATGCCAAACTTGATTAACAAGGTGCTTATGGAAGGAAATAAGGCATTTTCTTATCCGATAGGAGAAAGCGATTATATTGATATTGGTCAATGGAATGAATATAGAGAAGCCATAAATAAACTTTCAATAATCTAA
- a CDS encoding oxidoreductase encodes MLKDKIVVISGGAGLIGKEFIKTVIVENGIGIIADNDSEAGKAAFLEIKNYFNSDKVEFVQMDITNKKSIDTIINFLHEKYGKIDALVNSAYPRNIHYGKIFEEVEYKDFCENINLHLGGYFLTSQQFALYFKNQGYGNIINIASIYGVVPPRFEIYEGTNMTMPVEYACIKSAIIHLTKYMAKYFKNNNIRVNCISPGGIFDNQPDIFVKKYNQYGLSKGLLNCEDLKGSLIYLLSDMSRYVNGQNIIIDDGWTL; translated from the coding sequence GTGTTAAAAGATAAAATCGTGGTAATTTCAGGCGGTGCAGGGCTGATAGGGAAAGAATTTATAAAAACAGTTATTGTTGAAAATGGAATAGGGATTATAGCGGATAATGATAGTGAAGCAGGTAAAGCGGCTTTTTTAGAAATAAAAAACTATTTCAATTCTGACAAAGTAGAATTTGTACAAATGGATATTACAAATAAAAAATCCATTGACACCATTATAAACTTTTTACATGAAAAGTATGGTAAAATAGATGCTCTAGTAAATAGCGCCTATCCTCGAAACATACATTATGGGAAAATATTTGAAGAGGTTGAATACAAAGATTTTTGTGAAAACATTAACTTGCATTTAGGGGGCTATTTTCTTACATCACAACAGTTTGCGCTTTATTTCAAAAATCAAGGGTATGGTAATATAATTAACATAGCCTCAATTTATGGTGTTGTGCCACCTAGATTTGAAATATATGAGGGAACTAACATGACAATGCCTGTCGAGTATGCTTGCATAAAATCGGCAATTATTCACTTAACTAAGTATATGGCTAAATATTTTAAAAACAACAATATCCGAGTAAATTGTATAAGTCCTGGCGGTATTTTTGATAATCAGCCTGATATTTTTGTAAAAAAGTATAATCAGTATGGTTTATCTAAGGGGCTGTTAAATTGTGAAGATTTAAAAGGCTCTCTAATTTATTTGCTTTCTGATATGTCTCGATATGTTAACGGCCAGAATATAATAATTGATGACGGATGGACTCTATAA
- a CDS encoding NAD-dependent 4,6-dehydratase LegB, translated as MQLKNKKVLVTGACGFIGSHLVERLVKEDAQVKAFIYYNSFNSWGWLDTFPKEKLEKIEIFTGDIRDPNGVRDAVNGADVVFHLAALIGIPFSYHSPDTYIDTNIKGTLNILQACRHSNVKKILVTSTSEVYGTAKYIPIDEQHPRQGQSPYSATKIGADHIAESFYRSFDLPVVIVRPFNTYGPRQSARAVIPTIITQLLSGQKEIKLGALHPTRDLVFVKDTVEGFIEIARSDKTLGEEINIATQSEISIQHLAQKLIDLIDPEAKIITDNKRLRPEKSEVERLLGCNAKIKKLTNWRPKYTLDDGLRITIEWFKNKKNLRLYKPDIYNV; from the coding sequence ATGCAATTAAAAAATAAAAAAGTTTTAGTTACAGGAGCATGTGGCTTTATTGGGAGTCACCTTGTAGAAAGATTAGTTAAGGAAGACGCTCAAGTAAAAGCTTTTATATATTATAATTCTTTTAACAGTTGGGGCTGGCTTGATACCTTTCCAAAAGAAAAATTAGAAAAAATAGAAATTTTTACAGGAGATATTAGAGACCCTAATGGTGTTAGGGACGCCGTTAATGGTGCTGATGTTGTGTTTCACCTTGCTGCTCTAATTGGGATACCATTTAGTTATCACTCCCCAGATACTTATATAGATACAAACATTAAAGGAACATTGAATATTTTGCAAGCTTGTAGACATAGTAATGTAAAAAAAATACTAGTTACATCAACATCAGAAGTTTATGGGACTGCTAAATACATACCTATTGATGAACAACATCCACGTCAAGGACAATCACCATATTCTGCAACCAAAATAGGTGCAGACCATATTGCAGAATCTTTTTATAGAAGCTTTGATTTGCCAGTAGTTATTGTAAGACCATTCAACACCTATGGCCCACGTCAATCTGCAAGGGCAGTAATCCCAACAATCATTACACAATTATTATCCGGGCAAAAGGAAATCAAGCTTGGAGCGTTACATCCGACTAGAGATTTAGTTTTTGTTAAGGATACAGTGGAGGGTTTTATTGAAATAGCTAGGTCAGACAAAACATTAGGAGAAGAAATAAACATCGCTACACAATCCGAAATATCTATACAACATCTGGCTCAAAAACTCATTGACTTGATAGATCCTGAAGCTAAAATAATTACCGACAATAAAAGATTAAGGCCTGAAAAAAGCGAGGTTGAAAGATTATTAGGGTGTAATGCAAAGATAAAAAAACTAACGAATTGGAGACCAAAATACACCTTAGATGATGGCTTAAGAATAACAATAGAGTGGTTTAAAAATAAAAAAAATTTAAGACTATACAAGCCGGATATATACAATGTATAA
- a CDS encoding LegC family aminotransferase produces the protein MYKNEIFLDAPNLGELEKKYLNKAIDSGFVSTAGDFVPEFEKKFARYLGTNKAVAVQSGTASLHIALYELGIGQKDEVIVPALTFVATVNPVAYVGAKPIFVDVDIETWNIDHEKIEEAITDKTKAIIPVHLFGNPCNMDAILKIAKKHNLFVIEDATESLGAKYRNYYTGTFGDFGCFSFNGNKLITTGGGGMVIGQDADKLEHIKFLVNQARDNERGYYHPEIGFNYRMTNIEAAIGLAQMEKLDEFLVKKKLFNQIYKDELGKINEVIFQKELSSAKSSWWLTSIIFKKEININGLQKELKKNKIPTRRVFMPIIEFPPYKNFKKSNYLNSYYIYKHSLCLPSSTLNKEDDIYFICKTIKKILQ, from the coding sequence ATGTATAAAAATGAAATATTTCTAGATGCTCCGAATTTAGGAGAATTAGAAAAAAAATATTTAAATAAAGCCATTGATTCCGGTTTCGTCTCTACAGCAGGCGACTTTGTCCCAGAATTCGAAAAAAAATTTGCTAGGTATCTAGGGACCAACAAAGCAGTTGCGGTTCAAAGCGGAACCGCATCTCTGCATATAGCCTTATACGAACTTGGGATAGGGCAAAAAGATGAAGTGATTGTACCAGCTTTGACTTTTGTAGCAACAGTGAATCCAGTAGCCTATGTTGGAGCTAAGCCTATATTTGTGGACGTAGACATTGAAACATGGAATATAGATCATGAAAAAATAGAAGAGGCCATAACTGATAAAACAAAAGCAATTATACCTGTTCATCTTTTTGGAAATCCGTGTAATATGGATGCTATCTTAAAAATAGCTAAGAAACATAACCTTTTCGTTATAGAAGATGCTACTGAAAGCTTAGGTGCAAAATACCGAAATTACTACACAGGAACATTTGGTGACTTTGGTTGTTTTAGCTTTAATGGCAATAAATTAATTACGACAGGTGGTGGAGGGATGGTTATTGGCCAGGATGCGGATAAACTTGAACATATAAAATTTTTAGTAAACCAAGCAAGAGATAATGAAAGAGGGTATTACCATCCAGAGATTGGGTTTAATTATAGAATGACTAATATTGAAGCAGCAATAGGACTTGCTCAAATGGAAAAGCTCGACGAGTTTCTAGTAAAGAAAAAATTATTCAATCAGATATACAAAGACGAATTGGGTAAAATTAATGAAGTTATCTTTCAAAAAGAACTCTCAAGTGCTAAAAGTTCATGGTGGCTCACGTCAATCATTTTTAAAAAGGAGATCAATATTAATGGACTACAAAAAGAATTAAAGAAAAATAAAATACCTACTAGAAGAGTATTTATGCCAATAATAGAGTTTCCTCCTTATAAAAACTTTAAAAAATCAAATTATCTAAACTCATACTATATCTATAAACATTCTTTATGTTTACCAAGTTCAACCTTGAACAAAGAAGATGACATATATTTTATTTGCAAAACAATAAAAAAAATATTGCAGTAA
- the neuC gene encoding UDP-N-acetylglucosamine 2-epimerase: protein MKRKICIFTGTRAEYGLLKPLMEEIQKDRELCLQIVVSGMHLSPEFGLTYKEIESEGFKIDEKIEILLSSDSAIGISKSIGLGIISYSEALERLKPDIVVILGDRFEALAFAIASFVARLPIAHLYGGETTEGAFDEAFRHSITKMSYLHFTSTEEYKKRVIQLGECPERVFNVGALGIDNIKKMNLLSKDELEKKINFKFNKHNILVTFHPATLEKETSREQIINLLDVLDELEDTNIIFTKANADIDGRIINKMIDEYVQKNKQKSIVFTSMGQLLYLSTMQYIDAIVGNSSSGIIEAPSFKIGTINIGDRQKGRIKAKSVIDCQPNKKDIREAFQKLYSKKFRKQLKNTINPYGDGESAEKIVTILKKYKVKNTKKNFYNIKLDTLLA, encoded by the coding sequence ATGAAAAGAAAAATATGTATTTTTACAGGAACAAGAGCTGAATATGGACTTTTAAAGCCTTTAATGGAAGAGATACAAAAAGATAGGGAGCTTTGCCTCCAGATAGTAGTTTCAGGAATGCACTTGTCTCCTGAATTTGGGTTAACATATAAAGAGATAGAAAGCGAAGGATTTAAAATAGATGAAAAAATAGAGATACTTTTAAGTTCAGATTCAGCAATCGGAATATCAAAATCTATTGGATTGGGAATAATAAGTTATAGTGAAGCTTTGGAGAGATTAAAACCTGATATAGTGGTAATTCTTGGGGACAGATTTGAGGCATTAGCGTTTGCTATTGCTTCATTTGTTGCAAGATTACCTATAGCACACTTGTATGGGGGCGAAACGACAGAAGGTGCTTTTGATGAAGCATTTAGACATTCTATCACTAAAATGAGCTATCTGCATTTTACATCAACTGAAGAGTACAAAAAAAGAGTAATCCAACTTGGCGAATGTCCTGAAAGAGTTTTTAATGTTGGTGCTTTGGGAATTGACAACATAAAAAAAATGAATCTCTTAAGCAAGGATGAACTAGAAAAAAAGATAAATTTTAAATTTAATAAGCATAATATACTAGTTACATTTCATCCTGCTACCCTAGAGAAAGAAACATCAAGAGAACAAATAATAAACTTATTAGACGTACTAGATGAACTAGAAGACACAAATATAATATTTACAAAAGCAAATGCTGACATAGACGGAAGAATAATCAACAAAATGATCGACGAATATGTACAAAAAAACAAACAAAAATCTATTGTGTTTACATCTATGGGTCAATTATTATATTTATCTACGATGCAATATATAGATGCAATTGTTGGAAACTCATCAAGTGGTATAATAGAAGCACCAAGTTTTAAAATAGGAACAATAAATATTGGTGACAGACAAAAAGGAAGGATAAAAGCAAAAAGTGTTATAGATTGTCAGCCAAACAAGAAAGATATTAGAGAAGCTTTTCAAAAATTATATTCTAAAAAATTTAGAAAACAACTGAAAAATACAATAAATCCTTATGGTGACGGAGAGTCAGCTGAAAAAATAGTAACTATTCTAAAAAAATACAAAGTAAAAAATACAAAAAAGAATTTTTACAACATAAAATTAGACACACTTCTTGCCTAG
- a CDS encoding cytidylyltransferase domain-containing protein yields MFRGKSILCTICARGGSKGIKNKNIRKLLDKPLIAYSIEQAKATGICDHIIVSTDSNKVIEIAKQYGADIFFKRPAELATDEAPKLPVIKHAVIESEKYCGKKFDIVMDLDVTSPLRNIEDIIHAMEVFIEKNYDNLITAAPARRSPYFNLVELTEDGKVVLSKPLQNSIVRRQDSPKCFDMNASIYIWKRDALLLNDTIFLENTGLYIMPEERSIDIDSELDFEFVEFLMKKKLEETISVKR; encoded by the coding sequence ATGTTTAGAGGAAAAAGTATTTTATGCACTATATGCGCAAGAGGAGGCTCAAAAGGCATAAAAAACAAAAATATCAGAAAATTGTTAGACAAACCTTTGATAGCATACAGTATAGAGCAAGCAAAAGCTACTGGAATTTGTGATCATATAATAGTTAGCACCGATTCCAATAAAGTTATAGAAATAGCTAAACAATATGGAGCCGATATATTCTTCAAAAGGCCTGCAGAACTAGCTACAGATGAAGCTCCTAAATTGCCTGTTATAAAACATGCTGTGATTGAAAGCGAAAAATATTGTGGGAAAAAATTTGATATAGTAATGGATTTAGATGTAACCTCTCCTCTCAGAAATATAGAAGATATAATTCATGCAATGGAAGTTTTTATAGAAAAAAACTACGACAATTTAATCACAGCAGCTCCAGCTAGAAGGTCCCCGTACTTTAACTTAGTAGAATTGACAGAAGACGGTAAAGTAGTTCTTTCGAAACCATTACAAAATTCAATTGTAAGAAGACAGGATTCTCCTAAATGTTTTGATATGAATGCTTCAATTTATATATGGAAACGAGACGCACTGCTATTAAATGATACAATATTTCTTGAAAATACAGGCCTTTATATCATGCCTGAAGAAAGATCTATAGACATTGATTCTGAACTTGATTTTGAATTTGTTGAATTTTTGATGAAAAAGAAACTGGAGGAAACAATCAGTGTTAAAAGATAA